Proteins encoded within one genomic window of Haematobia irritans isolate KBUSLIRL chromosome 5, ASM5000362v1, whole genome shotgun sequence:
- the LOC142241997 gene encoding uncharacterized protein LOC142241997, translated as MENTKEDYASKLASTWEEEFRALSPKQRMYASRIISETLYLGQLSHLNENSYRSVEIALTQNASTSHKRPRWDNIKTLTDIEFEEEYLSGSSMDFNPSTSRKHKSKTNIPIASSSERISINVESESDSDSSEEGWTGERSAGYKYEVTSEGMHFSH; from the coding sequence ATGGAGAACACCAAAGAAGATTATGCTAGCAAATTAGCCAGCACTTGGGAGGAAGAGTTCAGAGCTCTTTCTCCCAAACAAAGAATGTATGCAAGTAGGATTATTAGCGAAACCCTCTATTTAGGACAACTGTCACACTTAAACGAAAACTCATACCGCTCTGTAGAAATTGCTCTGACGCAAAACGCCTCTACATCACATAAACGCCCTAGATGGGacaatataaaaactttaacaGACATCGAATTCGAAGAGGAATATTTAAGCGGGTCTTCAATGGACTTCAACCCCTCAACATCAAGGAAACACAAATCAAAAACCAACATACCCATTGCTTCTTCGAGTGAGCGAATAAGTATAAATGTGGAAAGCGAAAGCGATAGCGATAGCTCTGAAGAGGGATGGACGGGAGAAAGAAGCGCAGGTTATAAGTATGAAGTTACCAGTGAGGGAATGCACTTTTCgcactaa
- the LOC142241988 gene encoding general transcription factor 3C polypeptide 3 yields the protein MDISLPGTCEVVIEEIDSNDVPQEELSQFQETEPLKVVKVVSDDEEDEGNLIQKFVQGEAEFPDFYTKLEPHEEEDDENEGGEEDGQQSADDTDVTAVGHQSQDEQEQTMSMDVDTTMNYNYGRKKKPGRRKKRNDSDGEQASGSRRYRGGGGSGGSGTVGVRKRSLLNVALQGLMGEANLCFARGQTQMAEKICLEIIRQNPLAPEPFFTLAEIYESRDTEKFLNFLTIAVHLNPSDRYQWIRIAEMHIAQGNLQRARIYYTRAIKVHYRDYDLRLRKARLLEMMGEKTAAMVTYLKMIQHCPAERHELCLVTAKNVARHFHGLSKFHLALEAMESAYIVCGHLFSLEDLNLYMELCILNKQYSKVLQCLRERTNLELETETEKQLDLIFYCVIPDEYVADFRVKLCVALIHLKAHHLLGYLIQNIHEHIPPLENDRLNLYCDIAEALMQEHKYAEAIALMRPITDGDFIDCPAFIWLKQAECLRHLNRCNEAIESYSRVVEYAPYCYEAKFTLSALLKQQGRHVEAVKALEQSGEQEGQPLHARLLYERCIMLQQINEIEEFLEIGCVLLGRHSIKFRNREEMLAAANGGSFYNAEGLKVILQMRNIIGDEADKALEVPKNNSSSATDDLSIHDEYKLFLELMRIGFLHRNYGILERMCFAMVTTKRFISYHIELERIIILACYFNNDCPIAFSYLRELIHKNAGSKPLWNLLVLLIQKGQDLRYHRYINRLIPRQPQAKPLRILTAHYHLHCSSYKYALNIYVPLYKETPTALLALCIAIIFQQISLQKKVLRKCAAVTQSLVFAHKYGELRSSAFAKSPNKVDASMEDSVTYQEINYNIGRIYHQCGLFHLAVEYYEKALKFTHPLLEKHEEILGLKQEIAFNLHLIYKSSGNLAKARQYLYEYCEV from the coding sequence ATGGATATATCACTTCCCGGCACTTGTGAGGTAGTTATTGAAGAAATCGATAGTAACGATGTGCCACAAGAAGAATTATCTCAATTCCAAGAGACAGAACCCCTAAAAGTGGTTAAAGTTGTGAGCGATGATGAGGAAGACGAAGGCAATCTTATACAGAAATTTGTACAAGGCGAAGCAGAATTTCctgatttttatacaaaactagAACCACATGAAGAGGAAGACGATGAAAATGAAGGCGGCGAGGAAGATGGACAACAATCTGCTGACGACACCGACGTTACAGCTGTGGGCCATCAATCGCAAGACGAACAAGAACAAACCATGTCCATGGATGTGGATACTACGATGAATTATAATTATGGTCGAAAAAAGAAACCCGGTCGCAGGAAAAAGAGAAACGACAGTGATGGCGAGCAGGCATCTGGCAGTCGCAGATATAGAGGAGGTGGTGGATCAGGTGGAAGTGGTACGGTTGGTGTTCGAAAGAGATCCTTGCTCAATGTAGCTCTACAAGGTCTTATGGGTGAGGCAAATTTATGTTTCGCCCGTGGACAAACACAAATGGCAGAGAAAATTTGTTTGGAAATTATACGCCAAAATCCTTTAGCACCGGAACCATTTTTTACACTAGCCGAAATCTATGAGTCGCGAGATACggaaaaatttctaaactttTTGACCATAGCAGTACATTTAAATCCGAGTGACCGTTATCAGTGGATACGTATAGCAGAAATGCATATAGCGCAGGGAAATTTGCAAAGGGCTCGTATTTATTACACCAGGGCTATTAAGGTGCACTATCGAGACTATGATTTACGATTGCGTAAGGCACGTTTACTCGAAATGATGGGAGAGAAAACAGCTGCCATGGTTACCTACTTGAAAATGATACAACATTGTCCAGCTGAGCGTCATGAGCTATGTTTGGTAACCGCCAAAAATGTTGCTAGACATTTCCATGGATTGAGTAAATTCCATCTTGCCCTAGAGGCTATGGAAAGTGCGTATATTGTGTGCGGTCACTTATTTTCTTTGGAGGATTTAAATCTTTACATGGAACtatgtattctaaataaacagtATTCCAAGGTTTTACAATGTCTGCGGGAGCGAACTAATTTGGAATTGGAAACAGAAACAGAAAAGCAATTGGATTTGATCTTCTATTGTGTTATTCCCGATGAGTATGTTGCTGATTTTCGTGTAAAGCTTTGTGTGGCTCTCATACATCTGAAAGCGCATCACCTATTGGGTTATCTGATCCAAAATATACATGAACACATACCACCACTGGAGAATGACAGATTGAACCTGTATTGCGACATTGCCGAAGCTTTAATGCAGGAACATAAATATGCTGAGGCTATAGCGTTAATGCGTCCCATAACCGATGGTGATTTTATTGATTGTCCCGCTTTCATTTGGCTGAAACAAGCAGAGTGTTTACGTCACTTGAACCGATGTAATGAGGCCATTGAGAGTTACTCCAGAGTTGTGGAATATGCCCCCTACTGTTATGAGGCTAAATTTACGTTGTCAGCTTTGTTAAAACAACAGGGTCGCCATGTAGAAGCCGTTAAGGCCTTGGAGCAATCGGGTGAACAGGAGGGCCAACCACTACATGCTCGTTTATTGTACGAACGTTGTATAATGCTGCAGCAAATTAATGAGATTGAGGAATTCCTGGAAATTGGTTGTGTTTTGCTGGGTCGGCATTCCATTAAATTTCGCAATCGTGAAGAAATGTTGGCAGCAGCCAACGGTGGTTCCTTCTATAATGCAGAGGGTTTAAAGGTAATACTACAAATGCGTAACATAATTGGAGATGAAGCTGATAAAGCTTTGGAAGTTCCCAAAAATAATTCCTCGTCTGCCACAGATGACCTATCAATACATGATGAATACAAGCTGTTTTTGGAACTAATGCGCATTGGTTTCCTCCATCGAAACTATGGCATATTGGAAAGAATGTGTTTTGCCATGGTTACAACTAAACGATTCATTAGCTATCACATCGAATTGGAAAGAATCATCATATTGGCTTGTTACTTCAACAATGATTGTCCCATAGCATTTTCTTACCTAAGAGAATTGATACACAAGAATGCCGGTTCAAAGCCCTTGTGGAATCTTTTAGTTTTGCTAATACAAAAGGGACAAGATTTACGTTATCATCGCTACATAAATCGTCTTATACCACGACAGCCCCAAGCTAAGCCGTTACGTATCCTAACAGCACATTATCACCTCCATTGTAGTTCATATAAGTATGCATTGAATATTTACGTTCCCCTATATAAGGAAACTCCAACGGCTCTCCTGGCGCTATGCATTGCAATTATCTTCCAACAGATCTCATTACAAAAGAAAGTACTACGTAAATGTGCTGCGGTAACACAATCTTTAGTCTTTGCTCACAAATATGGAGAATTAAGATCATCAGCTTTTGCCAAATCGCCCAACAAGGTTGATGCTTCTATGGAAGATTCGGTGACATATCAGGAGATAAACTACAACATAGGACGTATTTACCATCAATGTGGTTTGTTTCATTTGGCCGTGGAATACTATGAGAAAGCTTTGAAGTTTACACATCCTCTTTTGGAAAAACATGAAGAGATTTTGGGTCTAAAACAAGAGATTGCATTTAATTTACATCTGATTTATAAGTCCAGTGGAAATTTAGCCAAAGCCCGGCAATATTTGTATGAATATTGTGAGGTTTGA
- the LOC142241992 gene encoding uncharacterized protein LOC142241992, producing the protein MKMSASGNKTRQTQSMKLLKTTKRQNLESKIPKRPIPGKTKENFPTTKSPRDQGIYVKSKLTVKATSGITKAKADYHVKTVKSLQGPPIVSKQKTVGKNKAPTKNPNSWVGPTLRSRQPSMATTTTIRQWGRNNTSSSLKRPPNTKPKDSHKSHENLTSSSSSTKIGIEIGIQTQENEILDPSLVIGDIRFVTPSKRIIDEIEKLRRNIKTQEMLKAKRKFQQHSRRQEEHINDLSEFLDKSYVTKKPRRTRDSFEEERKLFQSMDQLLNREMPKTESIEDIKARIKRKEEELLNLFDTVDAARLAVDVDKN; encoded by the exons atgaaaatgTCCGCTTCAGGTAACAAAACTCGTCAAACTCAATCAATGAAGCTTTTGAAGACAACAAAACGTCAAAACCTGGAATCCAAAATTCCAAAACGACCTATTCCAGGCAAAACCAAAGAGAATTTTCCAACAACTAAATCCCCTAGGGATCAAGGAATATACGTAAAATCTAAACTAACAGTTAAAGCCACATCGGGAATAACTAAGGCAAAAGCTGATTATCATGTAAAAACAGTAAAAAGTTTGCAAGGCCCACCAATTGTCTCAAAGCAAAAGACAGTGGGTAAAAATAAAGCTCCTACAAAGAACCCAAATAGTTGGGTGGGTCCCACTCTTCGATCCAGGCAACCTTCAATGGCAACCACAACTACTATACGTCAGTGGGGTCGTAATAATACCTCGTCCTCCTTGAAACGTCCACCCAATACTAAACCCAAAGATTCTCATAAGTCACATGAAAATCTTACTAGCTCGTCGTCCTCTACCAAGATAGGAATTGAAATTGGAATACAAACTCAGGAAAATGAAATTCTAGATCCTTCTCTAGTCATTGGCGATATTAGATTCGTTACGCCTTCGAAACGTATAATTGATGAGATTGAAAAGTTACGCCGGAATATCAAAACCCAAGAAATGCTTAAagctaaaagaaaatttcaacaacattcCCGCAGACAAGAGGAACATATAAATGATTTAAGTGAGTTCCTAGACAAGTCCTATGTAACCAAGAAACCTCGCAGAACTCGAGATTCATTTGAGGAGGAACGAAA GCTCTTTCAGAGTATGGATCAATTATTAAATCGTGAGATGCCTAAAACCGAATCCATTGAAGATATTAAAGCCCGTATTAAACGCAAAGAAGAGGAACTGCTTAATCTCTTCGATACAGTTGATGCTGCTCGCCTTGCAGTAGACGTTGATAAAAactga
- the LOC142241996 gene encoding uncharacterized protein LOC142241996, producing MPFVSSVTTPINKMRVRDIYKCMVCMQRHSLRYCQKFVMMDVSERRTVVRDNDYCLNCLARSHTVDACQSDDRCKKCGYQHHTMLHPRNVYLPYPKPSILDRLEAVRVRKTQQRLKPNPSTRPRQQLRSTQRQTVIGRPRRVARTGRMKAQKIKKVHQRAQPNQLILSQAIKSLATVLCASSYIAKAQGRRHGQI from the exons ATGCCATTCGTTAGTAGTGTAACAACTCCG ATCAATAAAATGCGTGTTCGAGATATCTATAAATGCATGGTGTGCATGCAAAGACATTCGCTTCGTTATTGCCAAAAGTTTGTTATGATGGATGTCTCCGAACGAAGAACTGTGGTCCGAGATAATGACTATTGTTTGAACTGCCTCGCTAGAAGTCACACTGTAGATGCGTGCCAGTCAGACGATAGATGCAAAAAATGCGGGTATCAACACCATACTATGTTGCATCCCAGAAATGTATACTTGCCATATCCAAAACCCAGCATCCTCGACCGATTAGAAGCAGTTCGGGTGCGAAAGACACAACAGCGACTCAAGCCAAATCCGTCCACTCGTCCAAGGCAACAACTTCGCTCCACACAGAGGCAAACTGTCATCGGCCGACCTCGTCGGGTAGCTCGAACCGGTAGAATGAAAGCGCAAAAAATTAAGAAAGTCCATCAACGCGCGCAACCAAACCAATTAATATTGTCACAGGCGATTAAATCGTTGGCTACTGTATTGTGTGCATCATCGTACATTGCGAAAGCGCAAGGCCGGCGCCATGGACAAATTtaa